Proteins from a single region of Sneathiella aquimaris:
- the ppc gene encoding phosphoenolpyruvate carboxylase: MDPSSSDKDTPLVENIRLLGRLLGNTIKEQEGDDVFNTVELIRQTSIEYLRYEKPETRKELEALLESLSPELAVQILRAYSYFSHLANIAEDQHHVRRIRYHEIARSPARFSSTEKAIERVEEAGYEIDDIVKFYDKALIAPVMTAHPTEVRRKSTMTQEMRIADLLHELERVDFTPSEIEEKENELERKILTLWQTNLLRQSKMSVIDELKNGLTYFDYTFLQQLPRFYRKLEASINRKIDEAADVSIPSFLRIGSWIGGDRDGNPFVTAEVLDETFKRQSSLILNHYLEQLNELGRELSLSTRLVTASDALNRLSENSPDTSPHRLEEPYRRALVGLYARVSATLQFMDNEEAAIRPLGDANPYENPKELLADLKVIEDSLKSNNSETLAQGRLEELCRSVDCFGFHLACVDMRQNSAVHGATVEELFKAVDLADHYEDLPEKDKIKLLSQELSSSRPIIRQNWKYSEQTTSELQIFETAHKIQQTQNFEALCTAIISNTQSVSDVLELALILKEKGIVTPDGESRMNIVPLFETIEDLQNCSGIMDQLFATPEYMRLVKSLGNIQEVMLGYSDSNKDGGYITSGWELYKAEVSLIEVFRKHGVGIRLFHGRGGTVGRGGGPSYEAILAQPSGAVDGQIRVTEQGEIISSKYTNPDLGLRNLEILASATLEATLLSKNEPEPEDSWLDTMDCLSGKAFETYRGLVYGTEGFIDYFWSSTVINEIATLNIGSRPASRKKTRKIEDLRAIPWVFSWAQCRLMLPGWYGFGSAVDAFIEENPDNGLQLLQEMYQNWPFFESQLSNMDMVLSKTNLAIASRYAALVEDIELREKIFGTIVEEHKKTVKALLAIMQQTTLLAGNPMLTRSIHNRFPYIDPLNHIQVQLLKRYRADQKDAKTLTGIQLSINGIAAGLRNSG; the protein is encoded by the coding sequence ATGGATCCGTCCAGTTCTGATAAAGACACGCCTCTTGTTGAAAATATCCGGCTTCTTGGGCGATTACTGGGCAACACGATCAAGGAACAGGAAGGGGACGATGTTTTTAATACCGTTGAACTTATTCGTCAGACTTCGATTGAATATTTGCGGTATGAGAAACCGGAAACCCGCAAGGAACTGGAGGCCCTGCTGGAGTCTCTTAGTCCGGAACTTGCTGTGCAAATTCTGCGCGCTTATAGCTACTTCTCGCATCTGGCAAATATCGCAGAGGATCAGCATCATGTAAGGCGTATTCGCTATCATGAGATTGCCCGCAGTCCAGCCCGATTTAGCAGCACCGAAAAAGCGATTGAGCGGGTAGAGGAAGCCGGTTACGAGATTGATGATATTGTTAAATTCTATGACAAGGCGCTGATCGCGCCTGTGATGACGGCCCATCCAACGGAAGTTCGCCGGAAAAGTACAATGACGCAGGAAATGCGCATTGCGGATCTGCTGCATGAGTTAGAGCGCGTTGACTTCACGCCGTCCGAAATTGAAGAGAAGGAAAATGAGCTGGAGCGCAAGATATTGACGCTTTGGCAAACCAACCTGCTCCGTCAATCCAAGATGAGCGTAATTGACGAACTCAAGAACGGTCTCACCTATTTTGATTACACTTTTCTTCAGCAGTTGCCCCGATTTTACAGAAAACTTGAAGCGAGCATCAATCGTAAAATCGATGAAGCGGCTGATGTGTCTATTCCCTCTTTTCTGCGGATAGGGAGCTGGATCGGAGGGGACCGTGATGGCAATCCGTTTGTAACCGCCGAAGTGCTGGATGAAACTTTTAAACGGCAGAGTAGCCTTATTCTCAACCACTATCTTGAGCAATTGAACGAATTGGGGCGTGAACTGTCTCTTTCTACCCGCCTTGTTACCGCCTCTGATGCCCTCAACCGTTTATCCGAAAATTCACCTGACACCTCTCCCCACCGCCTGGAAGAGCCTTACAGAAGAGCGCTGGTCGGACTGTATGCGCGGGTATCCGCAACCTTGCAGTTTATGGATAATGAGGAAGCTGCTATCCGTCCGTTAGGGGACGCTAATCCATACGAAAACCCCAAAGAACTTCTGGCGGACCTGAAAGTCATAGAAGACTCGCTGAAATCCAATAATTCAGAGACACTTGCACAAGGACGGCTAGAGGAACTTTGCCGATCGGTAGACTGTTTCGGCTTTCATCTGGCGTGTGTTGATATGCGCCAAAATTCAGCGGTTCACGGCGCAACCGTTGAGGAGCTGTTCAAGGCCGTTGATTTAGCCGACCACTACGAAGACTTGCCTGAAAAAGACAAAATCAAATTGCTCTCGCAGGAGCTGTCTTCCTCTCGTCCGATCATACGCCAAAACTGGAAATATTCGGAACAGACGACAAGCGAACTCCAGATTTTTGAAACGGCGCATAAAATCCAGCAGACCCAGAATTTTGAGGCTCTTTGCACGGCCATTATTTCCAACACGCAATCTGTCTCTGATGTTCTGGAGCTTGCGCTCATCCTGAAAGAAAAGGGAATTGTAACACCTGATGGTGAAAGCCGAATGAACATTGTTCCCTTGTTCGAAACAATCGAAGATCTTCAAAATTGTTCCGGCATCATGGATCAGTTATTTGCCACACCGGAATATATGCGGCTTGTCAAAAGCCTTGGAAATATTCAGGAAGTCATGCTGGGATATTCGGACAGCAATAAGGATGGCGGGTATATCACGTCAGGCTGGGAGTTATATAAAGCAGAGGTCAGCCTGATTGAGGTCTTCCGCAAACATGGGGTTGGCATTCGGTTGTTCCATGGTCGCGGCGGAACCGTTGGTCGCGGGGGTGGCCCAAGTTATGAAGCCATACTGGCGCAACCCTCTGGTGCCGTTGACGGCCAGATCAGGGTGACCGAGCAGGGCGAAATTATTTCCAGTAAATATACCAATCCGGATCTCGGTTTGCGGAATTTGGAAATTCTGGCATCGGCGACCCTCGAAGCGACCCTGTTGTCAAAGAATGAGCCTGAGCCTGAAGACAGTTGGCTGGACACCATGGATTGTCTTTCCGGCAAAGCTTTTGAGACCTATCGTGGCCTTGTATATGGTACGGAAGGGTTCATTGATTATTTCTGGTCTTCAACGGTTATAAACGAAATCGCCACGCTCAATATCGGCAGCCGTCCAGCCTCTCGCAAGAAAACCCGAAAAATTGAAGACTTGCGGGCTATTCCGTGGGTATTCAGTTGGGCTCAATGCCGGCTTATGCTTCCCGGCTGGTATGGGTTTGGCTCAGCGGTTGACGCGTTCATCGAAGAAAACCCGGATAATGGTCTGCAACTCCTGCAGGAAATGTATCAGAACTGGCCATTCTTTGAATCCCAGCTTTCCAACATGGATATGGTCCTTAGTAAAACCAATCTGGCAATCGCGTCCCGATATGCGGCGTTGGTCGAGGACATCGAGCTTCGAGAAAAAATATTTGGCACAATCGTTGAAGAGCATAAGAAAACAGTGAAAGCCTTATTGGCCATAATGCAACAAACCACGTTGCTTGCCGGGAATCCTATGCTGACCCGCTCAATCCACAATCGGTTCCCGTATATCGATCCTTTGAATCACATTCAGGTTCAATTGCTGAAACGATACAGGGCAGACCAGAAAGATGCAAAAACCCTGACGGGCATCCAATTGTCCATCAATGGTATCGCCGCTGGTTTGAGAAATAGCGGGTAA
- a CDS encoding glutathione S-transferase family protein: MPATSMQLLKGSPYSPYTRKMTALLRFRHIPYRLLLTEAEELKALPKSKVGLLPTFYFKTEAGRMDAVVDSTPIIRRFEKSHTERSVLPDNPALAFLDYLLEDFADEWLTKAMFHYRWHYQPDIERASKTLPQCRSLAPASDADLLKWEKEFADRQISRLYVVGSNNVTTPVIEDSYKRYLTAFNTHLKQHMFLFGARPSAADFAAYGQLTQLAGFDPTPTALTEKIAPRVFAWVEVMDDLSGMTVREDAWIKTHQIPDSLLDIFRELGRGYVPVMLANAKALINADKEVKTEIQGKLWTQSPFPYQGKCLQWIREKYEHLDDGDRKVVTDILAETGCLPLVE, from the coding sequence ATGCCTGCGACATCCATGCAATTGCTGAAAGGCTCACCATACTCGCCATATACCCGTAAAATGACGGCATTATTGCGCTTTCGGCATATCCCGTATCGCCTGCTTTTAACGGAAGCCGAGGAACTGAAAGCGTTACCAAAATCCAAAGTCGGTTTGTTGCCTACCTTCTACTTTAAAACAGAAGCAGGGAGGATGGACGCTGTTGTTGACAGCACGCCCATCATTCGCCGGTTTGAGAAAAGCCACACCGAACGATCCGTCCTGCCGGACAATCCGGCCCTTGCTTTTCTGGATTATTTGCTTGAAGACTTTGCTGACGAATGGTTGACGAAGGCCATGTTCCACTACCGCTGGCATTACCAACCGGATATTGAGCGGGCGAGCAAAACGTTACCGCAATGTCGAAGCTTGGCCCCTGCCAGCGATGCAGACTTGCTTAAATGGGAAAAGGAATTTGCCGACCGGCAAATTTCCCGCCTTTATGTTGTCGGCTCCAACAATGTGACCACCCCTGTTATTGAAGACAGCTACAAGCGATATCTGACCGCTTTTAACACCCACTTGAAACAGCATATGTTTCTTTTCGGTGCGCGCCCGTCCGCGGCTGATTTTGCAGCCTATGGTCAATTGACCCAGTTGGCAGGATTTGATCCCACGCCAACTGCGCTGACCGAAAAAATTGCTCCGCGGGTCTTTGCATGGGTCGAAGTGATGGACGATCTGTCCGGCATGACGGTCCGGGAAGACGCCTGGATCAAGACCCACCAGATCCCTGATAGTCTGCTCGATATTTTTCGGGAGTTGGGGCGGGGATATGTACCGGTCATGTTGGCAAATGCCAAGGCCCTGATAAACGCAGATAAGGAAGTCAAAACCGAGATACAGGGAAAGCTCTGGACGCAGAGCCCCTTTCCCTATCAGGGGAAATGCCTGCAATGGATACGCGAAAAATATGAACACCTTGATGATGGCGACCGAAAAGTCGTCACTGATATCCTGGCTGAAACCGGGTGCCTGCCGTTGGTTGAATGA
- the galE gene encoding UDP-glucose 4-epimerase GalE: MSILITGGAGYIGSHMVLQLLNEQEKVVVLDNLSTGFHWSVPPCAIFVKGDVGDQELVTNIIQDHQVTAIVHFAASSVVPESLRDPMGYYYNNTAKSCALIRTALKQGIKHFVFSSTAAVYGVTDTFVVTEDTPKKPISPYGSSKLMIEKMLSDAAASHNFNYVALRYFNVAGADPEGRIGQSTPNATHLIKVACQASLGLRPYLEIFGSDYDTTDGTGIRDYIHVSDLVAAHSATLCYLRNGGRSEVLNCGYGRGSSVLEIVNSVKQAANRDFRLKYSPRRAGDPAALIANTEKIRKTLDWRPQYNDLDLITRHALHWEEHLSREACAKDNRLTARVI; the protein is encoded by the coding sequence ATGAGCATTTTGATTACAGGAGGGGCAGGCTATATCGGCAGCCATATGGTCCTGCAATTATTAAACGAACAAGAAAAAGTTGTTGTTCTGGATAATCTTTCAACAGGGTTTCATTGGTCCGTTCCGCCCTGCGCCATCTTTGTGAAAGGGGATGTGGGTGATCAGGAGCTTGTGACCAACATTATTCAGGATCATCAGGTAACCGCGATCGTGCATTTTGCCGCTTCTTCCGTTGTGCCGGAGTCATTACGCGATCCAATGGGATATTACTACAATAATACGGCCAAATCCTGCGCCTTGATAAGGACGGCGCTGAAACAAGGGATTAAACATTTCGTCTTTTCCTCAACAGCGGCGGTTTATGGGGTCACGGATACATTTGTTGTTACTGAAGATACACCAAAGAAACCGATTTCGCCGTACGGATCCTCAAAATTGATGATTGAGAAAATGTTATCAGATGCCGCCGCCAGCCATAATTTCAACTATGTTGCGCTTCGGTATTTTAATGTGGCTGGAGCAGATCCGGAGGGGCGTATCGGCCAGTCCACACCAAACGCCACACATTTGATAAAGGTCGCCTGTCAGGCCAGTCTTGGACTTCGCCCCTATCTGGAGATATTTGGCTCTGATTATGACACTACTGATGGGACAGGTATCCGAGACTATATTCACGTTTCAGACCTCGTGGCGGCCCATTCGGCAACCCTTTGTTATTTGCGAAACGGCGGCCGCAGTGAAGTTCTGAACTGCGGATATGGCCGTGGGAGTTCCGTGCTGGAAATCGTTAATTCTGTGAAACAGGCGGCGAACAGAGATTTCAGGCTAAAATATTCCCCACGGCGTGCGGGTGACCCTGCGGCCCTGATTGCCAATACAGAAAAAATTCGCAAAACCTTGGACTGGCGCCCCCAATATAATGACCTCGACCTGATAACCCGCCATGCTCTACATTGGGAAGAACACCTGTCCAGAGAGGCCTGCGCAAAAGACAACAGGCTGACCGCCAGGGTCATTTAA
- a CDS encoding polysaccharide biosynthesis/export family protein translates to MSIKLLERNEISGDVIVGMDGTISLPGIGAIVARGETVRGLERKLLKRISETVVQPSLAVQMVAYRPFFILGEVGEAGGYPYQPGLTVLKAVSLAKGFKSTRSDLNQFSKQLANLRAKQALGNNVTTLASAEVRRARVLAEQADQDIFAFDPGSGIISKLPNLDTIIETEQALFAKRRVSHKRQLDQVKETIAARQLELQSYKKRMSSKDDLNDQIDKEVREVRKLRKQGLVPVERVNRLIREQLNIRGQVLQTNSLLRQAQVSLSLSQEKLISLTEGLKVELAREVRELEDQISILKTSIKGELEIMESTGDGYRRSAGSDQIGYGFEIHRKDQLLTGTIDFNTPILPGDTLIVLRNRPSLDTVQLYERGGG, encoded by the coding sequence TTGAGTATAAAATTGCTGGAGCGTAACGAAATATCCGGGGATGTCATTGTTGGCATGGACGGCACAATTTCCTTGCCGGGCATCGGCGCGATTGTTGCCCGGGGCGAAACGGTCCGTGGTCTGGAAAGAAAGCTCCTAAAACGTATCTCCGAAACGGTTGTCCAGCCTTCGCTGGCCGTCCAGATGGTGGCGTATCGTCCGTTTTTTATTCTGGGTGAAGTCGGTGAGGCGGGTGGTTACCCGTACCAGCCAGGTTTGACCGTTTTAAAGGCTGTGTCCCTTGCAAAAGGTTTTAAAAGCACGCGCAGTGATCTGAACCAGTTTTCAAAACAACTCGCTAACTTGCGCGCAAAACAGGCCTTGGGAAATAATGTCACGACGTTGGCCTCTGCGGAAGTTCGTCGGGCACGCGTTTTGGCGGAACAAGCCGATCAGGACATTTTTGCCTTCGATCCAGGGTCAGGGATTATTTCAAAACTGCCAAATCTGGACACCATTATAGAAACCGAACAAGCCCTTTTTGCCAAGCGACGGGTCTCTCATAAAAGACAATTGGATCAGGTCAAAGAGACAATCGCGGCCCGCCAGTTGGAATTGCAAAGTTACAAGAAAAGAATGTCGTCAAAAGATGATCTGAATGATCAAATTGATAAAGAGGTCAGAGAAGTCCGAAAACTCAGAAAACAGGGACTTGTTCCTGTCGAGCGGGTTAATCGATTGATCCGCGAGCAACTGAATATCCGCGGGCAGGTTTTGCAAACCAACAGCCTTCTTCGGCAAGCACAGGTTTCCCTGAGCCTTTCCCAGGAAAAACTGATTTCGCTGACCGAAGGGCTCAAAGTTGAACTGGCTCGGGAAGTGCGTGAACTGGAAGATCAGATTTCAATTCTCAAAACCTCCATTAAAGGGGAATTGGAAATCATGGAAAGCACCGGGGATGGGTATAGACGCTCCGCCGGGTCTGATCAAATCGGGTATGGGTTTGAAATACATAGAAAAGATCAGTTGCTTACTGGAACAATCGACTTCAACACACCGATCCTGCCGGGAGATACGCTCATTGTCCTGCGCAATCGTCCCAGTCTGGATACGGTTCAACTCTATGAAAGAGGCGGGGGATGA
- a CDS encoding XrtA system polysaccharide deacetylase, translating to MNGRAEYRVVQPVARRDDNHRVINAMSIDVEDYYHAHALESQYPRNRWFELEKRVERSTQRLLDLFDEHNVRITFFVLGTVAENFPALTREMINRGHEVASHGLDHYKANGQDPQTFRQDVSRSKTILEQIISKPVSGYRAASFSIGPENWWAYEILAEAGFTYSSSLCNGRLDRADLSIPAIPFYPTDHDLLEIPITTVSLLRRKIPSGGGFFRLMPYAIFKQGVASALRKKAATSMVFYAHPWEIDPDQPVASVNMKTRLRHYGGLSHMEKKLTKLLTDFSWAPMREVYDEAIPTHSTPQQPSGVIAGAAYGNAP from the coding sequence ATGAACGGTAGGGCTGAATACAGGGTTGTTCAACCGGTCGCGCGGCGCGACGATAATCACCGTGTCATCAATGCAATGAGTATTGATGTTGAAGACTATTATCATGCCCATGCATTGGAATCCCAATATCCCAGAAATCGATGGTTCGAACTGGAAAAGCGTGTTGAGCGGTCGACCCAGCGGTTACTAGATCTATTTGATGAGCATAATGTTCGCATTACATTTTTTGTTCTAGGCACCGTTGCTGAAAACTTTCCGGCGCTGACTCGGGAAATGATCAACCGAGGGCACGAAGTTGCCAGCCACGGTCTCGATCACTACAAAGCTAATGGTCAGGATCCACAGACCTTTCGTCAGGATGTGAGCCGGTCAAAAACCATTCTTGAACAGATAATCAGCAAGCCCGTGTCAGGATACCGGGCCGCCAGTTTTTCCATAGGCCCGGAGAATTGGTGGGCTTATGAGATTTTGGCAGAGGCGGGCTTCACATATAGTTCAAGTTTGTGCAATGGTCGCCTTGACCGGGCGGATCTTTCAATCCCTGCCATTCCGTTTTATCCGACCGACCATGATTTATTGGAAATACCGATCACGACAGTGTCCCTGTTGCGCCGAAAAATTCCGTCGGGCGGTGGTTTCTTCCGTTTGATGCCCTATGCGATTTTCAAACAGGGGGTTGCTTCTGCTCTGCGAAAGAAAGCCGCCACTTCAATGGTTTTTTATGCGCATCCGTGGGAGATTGATCCTGACCAACCGGTCGCTTCGGTGAATATGAAAACGCGTCTCCGCCATTATGGCGGCTTGTCTCATATGGAAAAGAAGCTAACCAAATTGCTAACTGATTTTTCCTGGGCGCCGATGAGAGAGGTTTATGATGAGGCAATCCCCACCCATTCAACGCCCCAGCAGCCAAGCGGTGTAATAGCGGGCGCGGCCTATGGGAATGCACCATGA
- a CDS encoding class I SAM-dependent methyltransferase, translated as MTIYETGAYLETNSDWHEEDGAWKAGQILKMLAKQSLKPSTVVDVGCGAGEVLSTLAHSLDADVKCQGFDIAEVAINIARRKETSSLQFKVSDFLAENKEIYDLVLLMDVFEHVPDYLGFLSQLRKSGHHFLFHIPLDMNVLHVLLDHQTRSRAEAGHLHYFSKSSALLTLEDAGFDVIDWFYTPVFQTAKAKRSLSKRLIELPRAAGLALCPDFSVRLLGGCSLLVLAKPALKKEI; from the coding sequence GTGACAATCTATGAAACAGGGGCATATCTGGAGACAAATTCTGACTGGCATGAAGAAGATGGCGCATGGAAAGCCGGTCAGATCCTCAAGATGCTTGCCAAGCAATCCTTAAAACCGTCAACCGTTGTCGACGTGGGATGCGGGGCCGGAGAGGTCTTGTCAACACTGGCGCACTCTCTTGATGCAGACGTTAAGTGTCAGGGCTTTGATATTGCAGAAGTCGCTATTAATATCGCCAGAAGAAAAGAAACGTCGTCTTTGCAGTTTAAGGTTTCCGATTTCCTTGCAGAGAACAAGGAAATATATGATTTGGTTTTGTTGATGGACGTGTTTGAGCATGTCCCGGATTATCTTGGTTTTTTGTCACAGCTTAGAAAGTCTGGCCACCATTTCCTCTTTCACATTCCACTGGATATGAATGTCCTGCATGTCTTGCTGGATCATCAGACACGCAGTCGTGCCGAAGCTGGGCATTTACATTATTTTTCTAAATCCTCGGCCCTGTTGACCCTTGAGGATGCCGGCTTTGATGTGATTGACTGGTTTTATACGCCTGTTTTTCAAACGGCGAAAGCAAAGCGCTCTTTATCGAAACGCCTTATTGAGTTGCCCCGCGCGGCGGGCCTTGCCCTTTGCCCGGATTTCAGCGTCCGCTTGCTTGGCGGATGTTCACTTTTGGTGTTGGCAAAACCCGCGTTGAAAAAGGAAATTTAA
- a CDS encoding VCBS domain-containing protein, with the protein MSSVVSSLEQDLLEQSATEFGSGVVNLGREASLFPTGDFTLSATFELNNLNSGLQTVVWNPRQFGIRIKDDDLKITLRGDDGRLHTTTISDAFDDTGWHDVQVVMDEGAGTLAFWLDGAVVYSGSSDGVNLTSRVYRDVTAGGRSGDRYMLDGQIADVAVVDEALTIDPTQSLFERMLTMAGETPPVVEPTPEPTPVENTPADISGDQAGLIQEADGLEATGQLIVEDVDAGESAFVAATQQGVYGTFSMASDGAWTYTATEEAAVRALGGNDQATETFVVQSIDGTSQNVIITIDGADEAPIITGDLSGTITEDVTQSVSGTLTADDVDAGESGFQADAISGTYGDFSIDTAGEWTYAARDTDQFQALEDGDTFVETFVATTLDGTEQVIEVSVNGTSEPTPPPSEGPGETSTAPVIGTAGIPIDLAMTRDYDQIFQTLSDSGIDVFCPLTIYEEYPEVKSLGFEADFFPPPYGSATPELYDLARLHGIKIAFSADIMYPLGSDMPSAAQDPLHAILDAGGSDIIHSIFNYDEPVLRGISSASSQAVYEHIKSIDPSIDIQQVHAPVGPEADPSDYLSAVLDHATWSDTVGFDVYPIHGQPGAQSPLSGGEIVEPVQSLQEYVSWMETNLADKSHVMVLQAFELGDLFSDEALATFSAEERAASRPPTELEMRAMLNAVSDVDSVYWFGPSFLESQSDPTWQAALSVSEAMASGADNTSIEALLDVDTSANLIDEDAQEGDYTGVQLSANDPDAIDVVTYTLDDDRFYIDSEGHLRVGENAAFDFETETSISINATARSTDGSEERLDVVLNVNDKIDIVDGTLASDEISGASGADRITAMAGDDVVAGLDGDDVIFGGAGSDIIYGGAGNDDVSGGDGIDAIVGEAGNDTLFGDANDDYLSGGAGEDVLMGGSGADQLTGDAGADRISGNTGDDTMQGGEDNDIFIFANGDGNDLVLDFAVGQDALLFEGGITAEDLSISALSEHTQITYGDDSVVLIGVAEADWGNINFLFE; encoded by the coding sequence ATGAGTTCCGTTGTTTCCAGTTTAGAACAAGATTTATTAGAGCAGTCAGCAACAGAGTTTGGTTCCGGTGTTGTTAATCTGGGTCGCGAAGCATCCCTTTTTCCCACAGGTGATTTTACGCTTAGCGCCACATTCGAATTGAACAATCTGAACAGTGGTTTGCAAACAGTTGTTTGGAACCCTCGGCAGTTTGGCATCCGTATCAAAGATGATGATTTAAAAATTACGCTGCGCGGTGATGACGGTAGACTTCATACAACGACAATTAGTGACGCCTTTGATGACACCGGATGGCATGATGTTCAGGTCGTAATGGATGAGGGCGCTGGTACATTGGCGTTCTGGCTTGATGGCGCTGTTGTTTATTCGGGGTCAAGTGACGGGGTGAATTTAACATCCAGAGTATACCGAGATGTAACGGCAGGGGGCCGAAGCGGTGATCGATATATGCTTGATGGCCAAATTGCCGATGTTGCTGTCGTAGATGAGGCACTGACAATCGACCCCACACAATCCTTGTTTGAACGGATGCTGACCATGGCTGGTGAAACACCGCCTGTTGTGGAGCCGACCCCTGAACCAACCCCTGTTGAAAATACACCTGCAGATATTTCTGGTGATCAAGCGGGTTTGATACAGGAGGCTGACGGTCTGGAAGCAACCGGACAATTGATCGTAGAAGACGTAGACGCGGGCGAAAGCGCCTTTGTTGCGGCGACTCAACAGGGCGTTTATGGCACATTTTCGATGGCTTCAGACGGCGCATGGACTTACACAGCGACAGAAGAAGCCGCTGTCAGAGCGCTGGGAGGAAATGATCAGGCGACCGAAACGTTTGTTGTTCAATCCATCGACGGCACCTCGCAGAACGTTATCATAACAATCGATGGTGCCGATGAAGCCCCGATTATTACCGGGGACCTATCGGGCACCATTACTGAAGATGTCACGCAATCGGTAAGTGGTACGCTGACGGCGGACGATGTGGATGCAGGCGAAAGCGGTTTTCAGGCGGACGCTATTTCAGGTACCTATGGTGATTTCAGTATTGATACGGCTGGCGAGTGGACCTATGCGGCCCGTGATACCGATCAATTTCAGGCCTTGGAGGACGGTGATACATTTGTTGAGACATTTGTCGCCACCACGCTGGATGGTACCGAGCAGGTTATCGAAGTATCGGTAAACGGCACGAGCGAGCCAACACCTCCTCCATCGGAGGGGCCAGGAGAGACAAGCACAGCACCGGTCATTGGAACCGCAGGCATCCCGATTGATCTGGCAATGACCCGCGATTACGACCAGATTTTCCAGACGCTGTCTGACTCAGGGATTGATGTTTTTTGCCCGCTGACAATTTATGAAGAATATCCAGAAGTGAAAAGTCTGGGCTTCGAAGCAGATTTTTTCCCGCCCCCTTACGGGAGTGCGACCCCGGAATTATATGATCTTGCTCGATTGCACGGCATCAAGATTGCCTTCAGTGCGGATATCATGTACCCGCTCGGCAGTGACATGCCATCAGCAGCCCAGGATCCGCTGCATGCCATACTTGATGCTGGTGGCAGCGACATTATCCACAGTATCTTTAATTATGACGAGCCCGTTCTGCGGGGTATCAGTTCCGCCAGTTCGCAGGCCGTGTACGAACATATCAAGTCAATTGATCCGTCAATCGATATTCAGCAGGTGCATGCCCCTGTTGGGCCTGAGGCGGATCCATCAGACTATCTGTCAGCCGTCCTCGATCATGCGACCTGGTCTGACACTGTCGGTTTCGATGTCTATCCAATTCACGGGCAACCCGGGGCGCAATCCCCCCTTAGTGGCGGTGAAATCGTTGAGCCTGTACAAAGCCTGCAAGAGTATGTGAGTTGGATGGAAACCAATCTGGCTGACAAGAGCCATGTCATGGTATTGCAGGCCTTTGAGTTGGGGGATTTGTTTTCTGACGAGGCGCTGGCAACCTTCTCCGCTGAAGAAAGGGCCGCCTCACGCCCACCAACGGAACTGGAAATGCGGGCCATGTTAAACGCGGTCTCTGACGTTGATTCTGTATACTGGTTTGGACCGAGCTTTCTGGAATCTCAATCCGATCCGACATGGCAAGCTGCTTTGTCTGTTTCCGAGGCGATGGCAAGTGGTGCTGATAATACGTCAATCGAGGCTCTTTTGGACGTCGATACGAGTGCGAATTTGATCGATGAAGATGCACAAGAAGGCGATTATACCGGCGTGCAGTTATCGGCAAATGATCCCGATGCCATCGACGTTGTAACCTACACGCTGGATGATGACAGGTTCTACATTGATAGTGAGGGTCATTTACGGGTTGGCGAGAATGCGGCTTTCGATTTTGAAACGGAAACTTCTATATCCATTAACGCAACGGCCCGTTCTACAGATGGGTCTGAGGAAAGACTAGATGTTGTCTTAAACGTAAATGACAAGATAGATATTGTAGACGGCACATTGGCATCGGATGAAATCTCGGGTGCAAGCGGTGCGGATAGGATAACCGCGATGGCAGGCGATGACGTTGTTGCTGGGCTGGACGGAGATGATGTCATTTTCGGAGGAGCTGGCAGTGATATTATCTATGGCGGCGCCGGAAATGACGACGTTTCTGGTGGTGATGGCATTGATGCAATTGTGGGTGAGGCCGGGAATGACACATTGTTTGGCGATGCCAATGATGATTATCTTTCAGGCGGCGCTGGCGAGGATGTGCTTATGGGTGGTTCCGGTGCAGATCAGCTGACAGGCGATGCCGGTGCCGATAGAATTTCCGGAAATACCGGTGACGATACCATGCAGGGCGGAGAGGATAATGATATCTTCATTTTTGCAAATGGCGATGGAAACGATCTTGTTCTGGACTTTGCCGTTGGGCAGGATGCCTTGTTATTCGAAGGGGGTATAACTGCCGAAGATTTATCTATTTCGGCCCTGTCAGAGCATACCCAGATTACCTATGGGGATGATAGTGTTGTCTTGATCGGCGTTGCAGAAGCTGACTGGGGCAATATCAACTTTCTTTTCGAGTAA